The stretch of DNA CTTCCCCGTGTTTATTTCCGACCGCATGCACAACAAGTCGTTCAAGCTGAAAGAGGTGATCGAGTTTGAGAAGAAGCGAGGAATGAAGCCCGATTTCGAAAACCAATTCAACAGCGAAAAGATCACTACCACCACCGAAGACCCGAGTTGCAAGTACTCGCGCTTGCTTTTCGTACCCGAAAATGCTAGCTACGATGCGGGCTCACTGGCCAATGTGATTTACTTCTTTAACTGGCGAGGCGTTACGCCCGAAGATATCGATGCGGGTTTGGTGGCCGATGCCGACCTCAGCGGTACCGTTGGCTCGTGCCAAGTGTTCTATATGGGTGGCGAAGTGCTATATAATCGCGAGGTGGAAGGCACTCCTGGCGTGTACGAATGGTACACCTATACCTTGCCAACCAGCACAAGGAACGCCATTGAAGAGAAAGGTTACAGCTACTTCCGTGGCGACAATAGCGGCTTTGTTACCTACTTCCGTGGCGAGGCCGACCTCATCGACATGCGCCCGCAGCAAACGCGTACGGTCATCACTTACTATAAGAGTAAGCATTATGTTGACCTCATCAAGAAAACCCTCAACCTTTAGACATCCCATTCAATGAAAAAGTTCAGAAACATATATACACTGGCGGCTTGCATGATGCTGGCGGTAGGCATGTTTTCGGCCTGTAACGACGACCTGCTATCCACGCAAAACAACCCTAATGCAGCCCAAACCACGCCCGACGATGCCTTTCCTTGGCAACCAGGTATGGCCTTTATTAAGCTGAAAGCTAGCGTAAACCCCAGCACGCGCGCAGCAACGCAGAGCGTAACACGTGCAAAGGTGTTCAACAACACCGACGTTAAGGTGGAGCAGGTGTTCGACATGACCAACGATTATGCCGATTTGAAACGTGCAAGAGGCCTCGATCGCTGGTTCGTCGTGAAGTTCGACAGCACCAAGAACGTTGAAGAAGTGATCAACGAACTGCTTCGCGACCCTGCCATCGAGAAAGCTCACGGCAACGTGCAGATTGCTCCCAACAAGGTGAAGTACACCTCCGCCACCCGCGCACCTATTCCCGAAAACAGGCTAAGGGCTGCGAACGACGGCACAGGATTCCTAAACTTCAACGACCCATACCTGAAATATCAGTGGCATTACACAACAACCATCCCCTCGTATGGTATGTTTAAGGAAGGTGCAGACGTAAACCTGTTCCCCGCTTGGCAAAAAGAGACGGGCGACCCCCATGTGGTTGTGGCCGTAATGGACTCGGGTATCGACTTTGAACACGAAGACTTGGCTGCCTCGGCATGGCAAGGAGTGGACTCGAAGACGGGCGAGAAAATACACGGACGTAACTTCTACGCTGCCGAAAGCGGTAAGGGCAACCCCAACGTGATCGTCGCAGGCGGACACGGAACGCACGTGGCAGGAACCATTGCCGCACGAAACAACAACGGCGTTGGCGTTAGTGGTGTGGCAGGAGGTAATGGCGACAACAATTCGGGCGTACGATTGATGAGCTGCGAAATATACGGACGCGACGGCTACAACGAAACCGCCTCTACCGCCTACATCGTTAAGGCTTTCGAGTTTGCTGCCGAAAATGGTGCTTCCGTATGTAACTGCTCGTGGGGTTACGCCTTTGATCGCAAGAAATATCTCAACAACGAGAACTTCCAAGCTATCTTCAAGGCGCAGTTTGACTTGCTGAAAGAGGGTATTAACTACTTTACCGACTATGCAGGATGCGACCCGCAGGGCAACAAAAAGCCTGGATCTTACATGAAAGGTGGCCTTGTTATCTTCGCGTCGGGTAACGATTCGCAGTACGATATCGAAATGATACCAGCCTCTTATCCCCGCGTGGTGGCCGTGGGAGCTACCAACAGCATGGGCATTCCCACCGATTACATGAACAAAGGACCATGGGTTGACATCCTTGCACCTGGTGGAACCACCGAGACGAACGAAGTAATGAGGGGTGTATTAAGCACTGTGCCTAAGAATTTTGCCCAGTCTAAAACTGGTTCTACACCCAATACCGACTTCATTCTGCCCAACGATGGCAACTATGCATACGCCCAAGGCACGTCGATGGCTGCGCCCCACGTGTCGGGTATTGCAGCGTTGATTGTGTCGAAGTTTGGTAAAACCAACCCCAACTTCACCAACGAAGACCTTCGCCGACGCATACTTGGGGCTGTAAAGGCCACTAGTCCCTACGCCGTTAAAACCGATGCCAACCTCGCAGGCAAAATGGGTGTGGGCTTTATCGATGCAGATTTTGCACTGGCCGACCCCGAAACGCAGAAACCCGACGCACCAGAAATAACCGTTACCGACTATTCTGCGGATGCCACTCGCGGCTATTACGATGCCCGCATAACGTGGAAGGTAACCGCCGATGCCGATGCGCTGAACCCACAACACACGGCTTTTGCCTACGATATACACCTATATAAGAAGGCCGACATGAGCAAAGCCGTGCAAAGCTTTACCCGTTATTCGTACGATAAGCCTGTTGGCACCGAGCTGGAGCAAGAGTTTACGGGACTAGATACCGATGTAGACTATGTGGTGAAGATGTCGGCGCGCGACCGTTTCAACAATACTTCGGCCGATGTAACGGCAAACTTCAAGACGCGCCTTAACCATGCGCCCGTACTTGGTGGTGCAATGACCGACACTTTGCGCCTACTCGACACCCAACCATACTACCATCAGGTGCTACCCGTAACCGATGAAGACGGCCACACCTGGACCTACACCACCACCGCGCTGCCCAGCGGCGTTGAAATGAAACGTGTTGGCAACGCCTTAGACCTCTTTATAAAGGTAGGTTCCGTTGGGACGTATGGCTTTGAAGTGACGCTCACCGACCAACTTGGCGGTAAGACGGTGCAGAAATTCGCCTATAAGGTGGTTTCGCACACGGCTCCCACACCCACCAACACGCTTAGCGACGTGTCGTTGTTCGAGCAGGGCGAGGCCGCACAAATCAATTTGGCCAACGCTTTCACAGCCATGAGCGGTGGCGAGATGCAATTCGCGGCCACATCTAGCAACGATGCGGTGGTGAAAGCCTCCGTAGAGGGTAAGCAACTAACGCTAACCCCTGGACAAAAAGGCACGGCCACGATAACCCTCACGGCCATCGATGGTGGCAAACGCACCACAACAACCATCCAGGTGCGTGTTACCGACAAGAACGCACCCGACGTGCACACCATCTATCCTATACCGGCGCACAGCTACATCAAGGCGCTTATGCGCAGTGGGGTAAGTAAGGTGCAGGTTATCGTTACCTCTTTGCGCGGCCAAAAGCTTATCGACGAAACCTTAACGCCCGACAGTCGCACGCACGAAGTAACCTTGGGCATCGACCGACTAGCTCCTGGCACCTATTATCTGCTGCTCAAAACCGAGCGCATAACAAGCAAACACACCTTCATCAAGAAATAAACAGCACGCTATGAATAAGATATCAATGGCACTCCTCGCGCTTGGCGCAAGCCTTGCAATGGAGGCCACGGCGCAAAGTCGCATACTACCTGTGCTAGAAGCTACACCCGATGCGCGCACAGCAGCCCTGGGTGGCACTTTGCTTGGCAATGCCAACCAAATGCACATTTACACTAACCCCGCCGCTCTTACCTTTGGCGAAAAACGTTTTGTAGCCGACGTGTCTGCCGAGGCACAGCCCAAGACCGACGAGGGCCGACTGATGCAATACAACTTTGCCACGGGCTATCGCTTTGCCAATCGTTCGGCATTGATGGCAGGCGTGCGTTACCTTGGCGGCCTAACGGTTCCCTCGGTGGGTGCTACGGGCGAACCGGATAAGGTTTCGCCCTACGATATGGCCATAGACTTGGGCTATTCGTTCGCCGTAACGCCCGAAGTGGCCGTGTATGCCACTGCAACCTACGCCCGAAGTCATGCCGCAACCAGCGCCAACGCTTATGCTTTCTCGGTTGGAGCGGCCTATCAAAAGGGTTTCAACATCTGTCCAACTGTTCCAACCACGCTAACCGTTGGCGCACGACTGTTGGATTTCGGCAAGTCGGTGAAGTTTAACGATACGGGCATACCCCAAAGTTTGCCCACTTCGGTGGCAGTAGGTGGCGACTGGGCCGTAAACTTCGCTCCGCAACACGCGCTTACTTACGCCCTTTCGTGTCGTTATTTCACCCCGAAAGATGCTAGCGAAACCTTGCTTGCCGGCGGTTTGGAGTACACTTACAACCGCATGCTCTCTGCAAGGGTGGGCTATCAGTATGCCGACAAGGGCTCTAACGCCCTCACTTTCGGTGCTGGTGGCGAGTTGTCGGGCTTTAAGCTCAACGTGGCCTACCACCATGCCTTTGCCGATTATGGTGTAGATGCCCTGATGGTAGGCGTAGGTTACGCCTTCTAGCATCATTCAACGACGTGCGTTGTATCGGAAACAACGCGCAATAATCACAATAAGCGAAAGCCATGTCTTGCCGTAATTGCGGCGCGGCATGGCTTTCGCTTTTGTTGATGCACGCTATATGTGGTGCTAGCGGCGTTTACATGTTTGCTATTATCAAAAGCATTGTATCGCTAAATCGTTACTTATATTTTTGCCAACTCATCGCATAAGTTTACTTACAATACTTATTTCGTTTGCCCACTCATTTATAAAAGAAACAGTAGATTGCGAGGATGTTTCCCATCTCTTAGCTTTTGAGTTGTAAAAGCTAAGAAAACGAATGCCAAAAGCTAAGAAAATGAAGTGCAAAAGCTAAGAGATGAGAAAACTGTTTGGCGGAGTTCCAGATTCGTCGGGCGGAAAAGCGTCTGTTCATACTTGAAAAACAGCTATAAAGAAAGGATGCAAATCTGCTGCAGACTTGCATCCTTCTCCTTCTTTTTAGTCCTCTTTCAAGACTTGTATAGAAAGCCTCTCCGCGGGTATCGAATCTCTCTTCCGCGGGTATCGAGAGCCTTTCCCGAAGCCATCTTAATCTTCTTCCGGCGTGATCAGTTTGTAACCTTTCCCGTGGATGTTGATGATTTCGATGTCTTCATCGTCCTTCAAGTGTTTGCGCAGCTTGGTAATGTAGACATCCATTGAGCGTGCGTTGAAGTAATTGTCATCAATCCAAATGGTCTTCAGGGCAAAGTCGCGCTGCAAAATTTCGTTTGCATGCGAGCAGAGCAATGCCAACAGCTCGTTCTCTTTGGTGGTGAGCTTGGTTTGTTTCTCGCCGATGGAGAGCAGTTGTTTTTGCGTGTCGAACACAAATTTACCGATGCGGTAGAGTGTATTTTCCTTGTTCTTCTTTCCGCGCACGCGTCGCAGGATGGCTTCAATACGGAAAACCAGCTCTTCCATGGAGAAAGGCTTGGTGATATAGTCGTCTGCTCCAATCTTGAAACCCTCCAAAATGTCTTCTTTCAAGGTCTTTGCCGTCAGGA from Prevotella sp. oral taxon 475 encodes:
- a CDS encoding S8 family serine peptidase, giving the protein MKKFRNIYTLAACMMLAVGMFSACNDDLLSTQNNPNAAQTTPDDAFPWQPGMAFIKLKASVNPSTRAATQSVTRAKVFNNTDVKVEQVFDMTNDYADLKRARGLDRWFVVKFDSTKNVEEVINELLRDPAIEKAHGNVQIAPNKVKYTSATRAPIPENRLRAANDGTGFLNFNDPYLKYQWHYTTTIPSYGMFKEGADVNLFPAWQKETGDPHVVVAVMDSGIDFEHEDLAASAWQGVDSKTGEKIHGRNFYAAESGKGNPNVIVAGGHGTHVAGTIAARNNNGVGVSGVAGGNGDNNSGVRLMSCEIYGRDGYNETASTAYIVKAFEFAAENGASVCNCSWGYAFDRKKYLNNENFQAIFKAQFDLLKEGINYFTDYAGCDPQGNKKPGSYMKGGLVIFASGNDSQYDIEMIPASYPRVVAVGATNSMGIPTDYMNKGPWVDILAPGGTTETNEVMRGVLSTVPKNFAQSKTGSTPNTDFILPNDGNYAYAQGTSMAAPHVSGIAALIVSKFGKTNPNFTNEDLRRRILGAVKATSPYAVKTDANLAGKMGVGFIDADFALADPETQKPDAPEITVTDYSADATRGYYDARITWKVTADADALNPQHTAFAYDIHLYKKADMSKAVQSFTRYSYDKPVGTELEQEFTGLDTDVDYVVKMSARDRFNNTSADVTANFKTRLNHAPVLGGAMTDTLRLLDTQPYYHQVLPVTDEDGHTWTYTTTALPSGVEMKRVGNALDLFIKVGSVGTYGFEVTLTDQLGGKTVQKFAYKVVSHTAPTPTNTLSDVSLFEQGEAAQINLANAFTAMSGGEMQFAATSSNDAVVKASVEGKQLTLTPGQKGTATITLTAIDGGKRTTTTIQVRVTDKNAPDVHTIYPIPAHSYIKALMRSGVSKVQVIVTSLRGQKLIDETLTPDSRTHEVTLGIDRLAPGTYYLLLKTERITSKHTFIKK
- a CDS encoding PorV/PorQ family protein, with translation MNKISMALLALGASLAMEATAQSRILPVLEATPDARTAALGGTLLGNANQMHIYTNPAALTFGEKRFVADVSAEAQPKTDEGRLMQYNFATGYRFANRSALMAGVRYLGGLTVPSVGATGEPDKVSPYDMAIDLGYSFAVTPEVAVYATATYARSHAATSANAYAFSVGAAYQKGFNICPTVPTTLTVGARLLDFGKSVKFNDTGIPQSLPTSVAVGGDWAVNFAPQHALTYALSCRYFTPKDASETLLAGGLEYTYNRMLSARVGYQYADKGSNALTFGAGGELSGFKLNVAYHHAFADYGVDALMVGVGYAF
- a CDS encoding response regulator transcription factor, whose protein sequence is MDEKLKILLCEDDENLGMLLREYLQAKGYMAELCPDGEAGYKAFLKNKFDICVLDVMMPKKDGFTLAQEIRQAYAETPIIFLTAKTLKEDILEGFKIGADDYITKPFSMEELVFRIEAILRRVRGKKNKENTLYRIGKFVFDTQKQLLSIGEKQTKLTTKENELLALLCSHANEILQRDFALKTIWIDDNYFNARSMDVYITKLRKHLKDDEDIEIINIHGKGYKLITPEED